The Thermocrinis ruber genome has a window encoding:
- the trpB gene encoding tryptophan synthase subunit beta, giving the protein MKVPNERGYFGSFGGRFVPETLMYALEELEEEYQKAKEDPSFWQEFEYYLREFAGRPTPLYFAKNLTEYAGGAKIYIKREDLLHTGAHKINNTLGQALLAKRMGKNRIIAETGAGQHGVATATACALLGLECVVYMGEEDAQRQRLNVFRMKLLGAEVRIVKSGSRTLKDAINEALRDWVANVETTHYIIGSVVGPHPFPMMVRDFQSVIGKEAREQILEKEGKLPKAVVACVGGGSNAMGIFYPFVEDEGVRLVGVEAGGLGLETGKHSASINAGRVGILHGMKSFFLQDEEGQILTTHSISAGLDYPGVGPEHAYLFEIGRAEYVYATDQEALEGFKLLSRLEGIIPALEPAHAVLKVVEIASKLSKDDIVIFNLSGRGDKDMETVMKHLGGEV; this is encoded by the coding sequence ATGAAGGTGCCAAACGAAAGGGGATACTTTGGAAGCTTTGGTGGAAGATTTGTGCCGGAGACTTTGATGTACGCTTTAGAGGAACTTGAGGAAGAATACCAAAAGGCTAAAGAGGACCCGAGCTTTTGGCAGGAGTTTGAGTATTACCTCAGGGAGTTTGCGGGCAGACCTACACCCCTTTACTTTGCCAAGAACCTGACCGAGTATGCGGGAGGGGCAAAGATATACATAAAGAGGGAAGACCTCTTGCATACGGGTGCCCACAAGATCAACAACACCCTTGGACAGGCTCTGCTTGCCAAGAGGATGGGAAAGAACAGAATAATCGCAGAAACTGGTGCGGGTCAGCATGGGGTGGCTACTGCCACTGCCTGTGCTCTGCTTGGTCTTGAATGCGTGGTGTATATGGGAGAGGAGGATGCCCAAAGGCAGAGGTTGAATGTGTTTAGAATGAAGCTCTTGGGTGCGGAGGTGAGGATAGTAAAGAGTGGAAGCAGGACACTAAAAGATGCCATAAACGAAGCCCTTAGGGATTGGGTTGCCAATGTGGAGACCACCCATTACATAATAGGCTCCGTGGTGGGACCCCATCCCTTTCCCATGATGGTCAGAGACTTTCAGAGTGTAATAGGTAAAGAGGCAAGGGAGCAGATTTTGGAAAAGGAGGGTAAACTGCCCAAGGCGGTGGTTGCATGTGTAGGCGGTGGCTCCAATGCGATGGGAATTTTTTATCCCTTCGTGGAGGATGAGGGGGTTAGGCTTGTGGGTGTGGAGGCGGGTGGTCTTGGGCTTGAGACGGGCAAGCATTCTGCATCCATCAACGCAGGGCGGGTGGGAATTTTGCACGGAATGAAGTCCTTCTTTTTGCAAGATGAAGAGGGGCAGATTTTAACCACCCACTCTATCTCTGCAGGTCTTGACTACCCAGGGGTAGGTCCAGAGCATGCGTACCTATTTGAGATCGGAAGGGCAGAGTATGTTTATGCCACAGACCAAGAGGCTCTGGAGGGCTTTAAGCTCCTCTCAAGGCTCGAGGGGATCATCCCTGCCTTGGAGCCAGCCCATGCGGTCCTGAAGGTGGTAGAGATAGCCAGCAAGTTAAGCAAGGATGACATAGTGATCTTTAACCTCTCCGGCAGGGGAGACAAGGATATGGAAACGGTTATGAAGCATTTAGGCGGTGAGGTTTGA
- a CDS encoding ComEC/Rec2 family competence protein — protein MRFELLFPILFFLLSLILAVPRSHDPYLYEEDLGEGRLLLRVEGVGETSDNGFSARVKVLGGDFPEIYEKTAFLKVYGAEDVPSKYLEVYGKVRVREGRVFISATYKDVSFANVLPSLRDRLAKRLEDKIKDQEVRALALAYFLGEDQGVVPMRVQSAFLTTGLVHLLVVSGGHLSLLALMLRFLAPYRLGLWFALLGVSFYALLLVPSEPPVLRAYLMILASILLLLYGERPNLLGILFVSGGVILLFFPEYVSSYSFWLSFCATLYILLSLREPPRRDVVFLSFWVSFFAFLGTMPILSLFSFSAPFSILLTPLLSVPFLAFTFYGFLDMLTFFSLPAFPLEVMGRFINASVMFFSNFAPMLFFNFSLWEAVLSLSLGAVLSYFLKGWEKLLVGLVFVPFLF, from the coding sequence GTGAGGTTTGAACTTTTATTTCCTATACTTTTCTTCTTGCTGTCTTTGATCCTTGCTGTTCCGCGCTCTCATGACCCATACCTTTATGAGGAAGATCTGGGAGAGGGTAGGCTACTCCTTAGGGTGGAGGGTGTGGGAGAAACTTCAGATAATGGCTTTTCTGCCCGGGTAAAGGTTTTGGGTGGGGACTTTCCAGAAATTTACGAGAAGACTGCATTTTTGAAGGTCTATGGGGCGGAGGATGTGCCATCTAAATACTTGGAGGTTTACGGAAAGGTCAGAGTGAGGGAAGGAAGGGTTTTTATTAGTGCTACATACAAAGATGTATCCTTTGCAAATGTTCTGCCCTCCCTGAGGGATCGCCTTGCCAAGCGTCTGGAAGATAAGATAAAGGACCAAGAGGTCAGGGCTTTAGCCTTGGCATACTTTTTGGGAGAAGATCAGGGCGTTGTTCCCATGAGGGTTCAATCTGCCTTTTTGACTACAGGACTTGTGCATCTTTTGGTGGTCTCCGGTGGGCATCTTAGCCTTTTGGCACTTATGCTCAGATTTTTGGCTCCCTACCGGCTTGGGCTTTGGTTTGCCCTTTTGGGTGTTAGCTTTTATGCCCTCCTTTTGGTTCCCTCCGAGCCTCCCGTTCTCAGGGCTTACCTTATGATCCTTGCGTCCATCCTCCTGCTTTTGTATGGAGAAAGACCAAACCTTTTGGGTATTCTGTTTGTATCCGGTGGCGTAATACTTCTTTTCTTTCCTGAGTATGTAAGTTCATACTCCTTTTGGCTCTCCTTCTGTGCAACCCTTTATATTTTGCTTTCACTCCGGGAACCTCCCAGAAGGGATGTGGTTTTTCTTTCCTTTTGGGTGTCCTTCTTTGCCTTTTTGGGAACCATGCCCATCCTTTCCCTCTTTTCCTTTTCCGCACCTTTTAGCATTCTGCTAACTCCACTACTTTCTGTTCCCTTCTTAGCCTTTACCTTTTATGGCTTTCTGGATATGCTGACCTTCTTTTCTCTACCAGCTTTTCCTTTGGAGGTGATGGGAAGGTTTATAAACGCCTCCGTGATGTTTTTCTCAAACTTTGCACCCATGCTATTTTTCAACTTTAGCCTTTGGGAGGCTGTCCTCAGCCTAAGTTTGGGGGCGGTCTTGTCATATTTCCTCAAAGGATGGGAAAAGTTGTTGGTGGGTTTGGTATTCGTCCCATTCCTGTTTTAG